Within Wyeomyia smithii strain HCP4-BCI-WySm-NY-G18 chromosome 2, ASM2978416v1, whole genome shotgun sequence, the genomic segment attgtatacatcattctgaataataaatacacagtatttgcccatactatggttacacaattttgaataacaacagagttactcaattttcgtgttgttccactttttatgaaaatgaattgttttctaatcatttttgaattcattttagggAGCGTGGATCGATGGAGGTTGACATTGACAGAATAGAACTGCTTAGATAGTGCACGCTAAAGACTGATtagcagaaaaaataaaattggtatAATTGTTTCGATAAAAAACACGatggaaaaaaacaaacaattttaattaaaacaaatgtagcgtttcgaaattatttcaaaccatgttggtttgtttttaaaaaaaaaagagtaaaaaaatcgTTCTTTcgattgaaacaaaccaaatCGTTGAATTGATTAACAATAAAACATTTCTTGcgtattttttcaaatcggcCAATCTAACATTTGCGAAACAAATTCTttacttgtttatttatttaaatgggTACTTCTAAACAATACTCCTAGCTAATGTTTTTCATTACTGTGTTGAAGATTCTAATtatgtttaagaaaaaaaaaatgagtttttagcaaataacgatagaaaatttttgaaaataacgtTTTTCTACGAAAATGtaactctttcagatgatataaaaaactgatatagctaaacagcCCAAGTTAAGTAACCAACACAAATCGATTGGGATAAGGCGGGCCTGATCAAAAACATTAACATTGGTCTCATCAACGCCTGGGAATCAATGTATATTGCGACTTCCAAAATAACATTGGTAAACGACGACAACGCGCCTATCAACTCATCTCTAATACTTGAGAACGGGGAGGaactaatataaaaatatacaatacaaTATCGCTCGTGGTTTCAACACTTTTCTATCAGATTTGAAGAACGGAAAAGTGAAATGTGTGATGTCAGTTTTTGATAGACCCCGGTGACTTAACTTTGCCATGTGGGTATTTTTGTAGCATCGACTTCAAACTTGTCTTATCGAGAACTCGTCTAATAAAGATCAGTGCTTGCAGCGCACTCTACATAAACTTGCTCTCTTTGACTAAAATTTGTCAGATTTTTCACATGTGCGTTTTCTTTGTAAAAGACGAGAAGTGCAAATTTTTTGATTATAATTCGCGTTTTCTTATCGTTTTTACAGCGGAAACATCAAACCAGTTACAATGAACGCGGAAAAGTTGAAGAAATTACAGGCTGAGGTGCGTATTGGTGGAAAAGGAATGCCCCGTCGCAAGAAGAAGATTGTGCATACAAATTCCGCAGTAGACGACAAGAAATTGCAGCTGTCGCTCAAAAAGCTCGGTGTGAATACCATTCCGGGAATCGAAGAAGTCAACATGATCAAAAACGATGGCACTGTTATCCACTTCAACAATCCCAAGACACAAGCCTCGCTAGCCACCAATACATTCGCCATCACCGGACACAGCGAAACGAAGCAGATTACAGACATGTTGCCAAGTATCATCTCGCAGTTGGGACCGGAAGGGCTTACCCAACTGAAGAAATTGGCCAGTGCTGCTGTTGCCGAAGACGATGATGATGTGCCCGAATTAACAGAAAACTTCGAAGAAGCGTCTAAGAAGGAGGTCGAAAACCTTACGCAGAAGGTGCAGGAGATTCCGGTTTCATAAGGTGACTGCATACTTCTGTCTATATACATTACTGTGCGTATTTCGATCCTTCGTTTGAATAAGAATAGTCGTTTCCTTCCCCAAACCGAACGTACGAAAATTGCGATTTTCTGTACTCGGCACTGGTTCAGCATTTCAATAAAAAGCCTATTTCTAGGTACATTTTTTCCGATCAATTCAATCATCGACAAGGAAGTGGAAGGTTAGTTTCGAGATCAATTCGATCGGTCGAAACATTGATTTTTGTGACTTGTTCACACACAGTTCTTTCGTGCCTCACATTTCCACTAGCTGTTTGGTAAACAATTTGTCAGCCAAGTGTAGTTCTCACAAATCGATGAATGCTGTTGAAAAATCAATAACTGCAAACTGTACTTGCCGATGACTTGTAAATAACAGTAAGAAGAAAAATCACCTAAGAAATTGATCTAACAACAGCAGAAAGCAAAGAATTCTTCGTTATAAAACACATTTTAATAATCAATAAAAGGAAAGAAGAATAGATTTAAGTGAACAGAAAATCCCGGACAAATCAAATGTTGTTTTGAATGTTCGAAATCCTTAGCTCTCTAAATAATAATTGTACCTATGAAGGTCGTCTTCATGTTTGTGAACATTAGTTACAGCTACTAAGTAACTAATTTATCAACATAGATTATCGTAGAGGTTAACAAGCTGAAGTCATTCAACGGTTCAAGAATATGCGTATTACGTCATTAATAAGGATAGGTTTGTGTGAAAGTATTAGCTGAATTATTCACGCAAACCCTGTTGATATTCTTGTTAAATTAGACATTTTAATTTGTgaacagagatgccagatgtttttgaaaaatgtctgcaactgctcgaataaccagaaaaatgtgctcgaaatctgaaaaaagtctccgtgatccgaaaaaattctctcgcgcaggcaaaagtctgtaaaaatctgcacacatttcaagaaaatctgcgcaaatataaggagattctgacaaaaatctgcagaaacgtggaaaaactgcaaatatctgcaaatcaataaatatctgcacacggactccaaaaatctgcgtattgcagacaaatctgcacatttggtatcactgTTTGTGAATCACGAGAGTGGCTGCGAAATTGAAATATTTCGGATCCTGCTCACGCTCGCATAAAGTTTCGTAAAGAATTGTCAAAATATGCTAAAGCTGAGGAGCAaaagaaaaaacgttgcattcTTTCTTGTACACAAGCTATACAAATCACAgggttgttcaaaatattttttcatgccAAAGTAAGGTGAaaaccagagtctatgtgtatatagagtcgcgcaaagagaaaatctatcgtttcggcaacacagtttttgtgccgtttgttgctaagaactatacagttctgtctttcaccatgcataaacgaatatcatttttagaaatttttcacaaggtacacagttttgaaagattacaccggtgatgttttgttaaatttaagtgaaccagtgtacaggtttaatgttggattaaaatgtgtaagtaaaacttcggaaaaacacatattctttattacgctcaattacaacacttttcatccacttctaacattatcaccttgtttatttacagtgctcgattggtaccctcgtttgacaccaCAATGCCAGTGGTACCGCTATAAAATTTGGTAACGCGACTTTTATATCGGATTTGACGTTTATAGCATACACGCTCCTTCAATTTTACCCTAAACTGAGTAACATCTACTTTGTTTTATATTTCAATGctaaacgtcaaaaactgagtaacatTGATTGTTTGAACTGAGAAATATTTACTCAGATTCTCTCCATAGCCGTATTTACTCATTTTTGCGTAATATGTGCGAATGTCAAAACTTTTCAAGTAGTAAAAGCAGTTTATATTCTGATGCTAATATTCGACGTTTTATCAGTTATTTCTAAAGTGTTAACAAAAGTTTTGAATTGGTTCGAGCCCAGCAACGGCGTCGAAGATTTTATTATGTACCTGGCATCTCTCGAGAAAGAGCAACCTCACATTGCTTGTATTGGAAGGCCTTTCGCTTGTTAAGCTGTAAAacaacaaaactgtttgctgggCGTTGTCGTTACCAGGTAGATTTCCTTAAATGTACCAGATTCAAATCAATGTTAGGAATTAAAATTACAACAGAATTGCACATGATTACGGATTTCATGTCAAGTACCTTATATTGAAGATTAAACAACAGTTCCCGAGCAGCTGTTAACCGTATCGCTGCTGTTATAAAAGAAGCCGCTAGGGCAGGAGATGTTGAAGTTGTTTGAACTTTGTTCATTGGactactttttatcatttatgaaTAAACAGTTGGTGATTTGCGTTTAATTGGTGGTTTTTCATTTCAATTGATAACTGAAATAAttcctttaaaaatatttgaattacaAAAGTGGGTAACTTTCACTCAGTTTCGTTGATTTGTGATTAATGACAACAGAGTAAAATTTGCTCAGTTTCTGACAGATAGATATGTTACCCAAAATTGAGTAATAGTACAagtccagctttttacgcaccataattgcgggtgctataatgcgcgttcgtaatttgtgaacctCTTTTCTTACGTCAGATTCGTGATTTCTGCAGTTTTAGCAGCATTgatgttgccagatttattgtttttcgtgtGAAATACATGGAGAGtcaataaggcaatccatgagacagttgcgatcagctgatttcagtctgttttcaaattatgacagctttatgtatgttcgatcggtctcaacttggatgcaatccggatccagaagcgtgaaaaacaaatgttatccgatcggtagctagtatcgcgagtgccaatcctaaatacaacaataaaaaatcattttcgatattattgtcaaaagatttctgttttggtcatgttttggttttgcagcttgaaaaacagcaacaataacaaacgtacaagcaaagaaacgtcacccgtggattgccctatctgacgtaagcagaattgtcaaaagggtaggtaacatattacgaatttttcattatagcgtccgccattatggcgcgtaaaaagctggatactcTATTTAGAGTACGTCCACTTTTAACGAAACAGAGTGGTATTTAACTCAGTTTAGAGTAAAATTACATGAGCGTGTAGCCCTGTATTCTTCAGTgcactaaagcctgtagtacactctttgtctaatggtcaaatatttgaccttctgacataatggtcaaatttatttggcatcatggttgttgtttgcccgtgtttgtccCATGTTAAAACtcgagagtgacaaacaattatctttgaccaaatttttatctgtcaaaaagagcCAAATATTTGAatcttggtcaaagagtgtaatacaggccgtgacaagtggcttctagttattcttcttttcgttcaaaattgcCCTCATGAAACATTGTGATTTTTCGGCTCGGCGCTTGCCAGTGTTTCCAAAAAGTTTAATTAGCAAAATATAAATATCAAGGATTTTCCAAGTTCtggatttcaattttaattaattcattTGATTATGCTAGCTCAATTCATTAGAAGATATATGTTAaattcatgggcgcaactaaggaaaatttctagggggggctagttttcatgtatgtcattttaaaaaagagaaaaaagagtttgaatatgcttatttaatgacgcctaaaatagtatcgtaaaagcagaaaaaatcacttcgggatagaatctccgaagatgtactgaatatcttgaacacatcgtcaacgccaagctctttcagcaacaatgattcgatattgaggagagctagatttggtaaacggctgggcagtgcttttaaacagttcacccgtactagttagaataaaatagaccccagtgtggttcaaagcataatgccctattcctacctccacgtggtaccgactcaATAAGGTATATTACAAAGGAGTGGCAGATACGATTTCAATATACGATCAGAGGTGGCGAGTAAaaagttgtgacgtcacaacaatcGTTACGTTTGGCATTCAGTGCGAATATTCgccaaattgttcttttttcgaGTTTTTAACGTTCTACGGTTACCAAAAAACACGAATGCCATCGTGTTCAGTTAAACTTGGTGGTGTTTCGGTTTCGGGAGCCAAAAAGTTAGGCATAAGCATACATGCTTCTCCCAAAAATCCCGATGATGAGAAACACTGGCGTTTGTTCTGTCGGGTACCGGGTCTTCCCGCAAACTTTCATGTTTGCTCACAACATTTCCGCGCGATTCCCGGTGCATTTTAGCATCGGAAGGTAAAGTATCAATCTGtgcaaaagtaattgtttacgtTTCAGCCGTTCCAACAATTTTTACACTTCCACCGGTGAATCTATCATCACGGAAGGTGCGAGCCAGATCCGCGCTGGTAGCAGAGCTACCACACGAGGCAGAGGCACGAGGGAGACACGAAGCAACACGAGGCAAATGCACCAGCTGTAGAATGCGCTCCTTCGGTCGAGCAGGTCAAAGCACCGGCGAGAACGTTTTTTCGACTGGGGCCGGCGGTGGCTTGTTGGATGAAGCGAGTCAACCAATGACTGAGCGCTCTACTTACGACGATATTCATCCACAGATCAATTGTcaaaaagaaactaaaaaactcAAAGAACTACGATCCATCGTTGATCGCAAGAGGTTGAAAATACGAAATATTCAGGCATAAGCATTTAAAGTAATTTACAAGAgaatcagtggtgggcaccgctaaccgaaaatttagcgacgctaatcgctaagtcgctaaccggaaaatttagctcgataatcgctaaacgctaaacgctaaacccacattagcggaactttcgctaatcgctaatcgctaacttattaatatgtaaatagtcatatcgctatatttatgctcatgttttgtaagatttggaccaatttgatctgttttggttaaataaacgaaaacaattactttttcacgaaacggtattctatttgattttgtaaaaacaagaataacaaaagttatttagcttgcattgaaaatagatactcttaggaatgttttcatgaaaattcaattattatctgaatcgaaaaaatagaaccaaagttgtcataacttcaagcgcattgcaattcatcaaagttcttggtgtgccaaaaattcaatctagaccttgtgcttgtttttcaaaatgctcctgtggcttgtacgataactggaactccattctagggtaaaaaaactgataagagccatcagcaattcacagtttttctaaatatttctattgtcgcttctccacaaaattaagcgaattagcgattagcgtttcgaaggccaaaattttagcgacgctaacagtttcgctaaccaggtcaaaaattagcgaaatcgctaaatcgctaactgaatttaagcgtcgctaattagcgaattagcgaattagcggaatggtgcccaccactgaagaAAATACGTTATCGTTTTCGTCAGTTAATTTTAAAAGATTTCGAAATCTATGGCAATATCTGGGAGACACATGTAGTTTCTAATATTATCATAGTACAAAAATATAATGCATTCCATACGATTTACGATCcatatttcaaacaaaattcaTACATGTTCTTTCGCCCAACTGTGTATAATtggttgttgtgacgtcacgatctcagcacgcgaaaaatgttgctatctaacacttgcaaccacgctcatctgccgctccttcgtatataccttattggtaccgactgggatagcaaccaaggaaaaaccggcGAACCGGTGGTGtcgttgttctccttagagagcagcttgtctgcgcgtctaccccacaggctaggggcggctcaaacagcgactgatccgaaccggacggttgaactatgaaatgcggtgactcgccagctacatccatggcggcagctccgacgcgagactaggcatcgcagccctagtaaggcagcatactaaaataaacatactacggagaatcaagaattcaaaacgaaccggaacaatcggcaatgacccagccgacgaaataaggacgacgattagaagctcagtacatgtaacagtagatcgcttaacgacccggatgtcaaccggattctgctggatcagctagaaccccgccacttcgacatcgttgcgctccaggagctttgcctgaaaggagagaag encodes:
- the LOC129724496 gene encoding transcription factor BTF3 homolog 4-like — protein: MNAEKLKKLQAEVRIGGKGMPRRKKKIVHTNSAVDDKKLQLSLKKLGVNTIPGIEEVNMIKNDGTVIHFNNPKTQASLATNTFAITGHSETKQITDMLPSIISQLGPEGLTQLKKLASAAVAEDDDDVPELTENFEEASKKEVENLTQKVQEIPVS